A genomic segment from Benincasa hispida cultivar B227 unplaced genomic scaffold, ASM972705v1 Contig182, whole genome shotgun sequence encodes:
- the LOC120069038 gene encoding uncharacterized protein LOC120069038 — MARQYSIHRSDKADVVVCEIFKGHCLKEEKHGRFATVALTQESNTIIPPKMCDPGSFTIPCSIGGISIGQALCDLRTSINLIPLSIFKRLNIWQLTPIMVTPQLANRSLVHPEGKLKDVLVTMDRFILPADFIVLDYEMDKYVPIILGRPFMSTGRAQIDVYKGEITMSSNEKKLRFNIIKAMKFPDEEGLSNSDDEHTCTGNWESEEENEEIEDATTSIETCHAIIEILKNEEMLNLDEKRKAQKPSLEQPPTLEPKTLPTYLKYVFLGQNETLPVIISSALLEGKKNYAAQCSKEIY; from the coding sequence ATGGCACGTCAATATTCCATTCATAGAAGCGATAAAGCAGATGTCGTTGTATGCGAAATTTTTAAAGGACATTGTCTCAAAGAAGAGAAGCATGGGAGATTCGCCACGGTGGCTTTGACACAAGAATCCAATactataatcccaccaaagatgtGCGACCCAGGTAGTTTCACAATACCGTGCTCAATAGGAGGAATCTCTATTGGTCAAGCATTATGCGATCTTAGGACAAGCATAAACTTAATtcccctttcaatcttcaaaagaTTGAATATATGGCAACTAACACCCATAATGGTGACTCCTCAACTCGCTAATAGATCCTTGGTGCACCCTGAAGGGAAACTAAAGGATGTCTTGGTTACAATGGACAGATTCATTCTACCTGCAGACTTCATTGTCTTAGATTATGAGATGGATAAATATGTtccaatcatattgggacgaccattcatGTCTACTGGTCGTGCTCAGATagatgtgtacaagggagaaatcacaatGAGTAGCAACGAAAAGAAGCTCAGGTTCAATATTATCAAGGCAATGAAGTTCCCAGATGAGGAAGGCTTATCAAATTCTGATGATGAACACACTTGCACTGGAAATTGGGAGTCCgaggaagagaatgaagaaataGAGGATGCGACAACATCCATAGAGACTTGCCATGCGATAATAGAGATATTGAAGAATGAGGAAAtgctaaatttggatgaaaaaagaaaagcacAGAAGCCCTCGTTAGAGCAACCACCTACACTAGAACCAAAAACTCTACCAACCTACTTGAAGTACGTATTTCTCGGCCAGAATGAAACCTTACCAGTTATCATATCCTCTGCATtacttgaaggaaaaaaaaactacgcTGCTCAgtgttctaaagaaatatattag